Below is a genomic region from Trichoderma asperellum chromosome 2, complete sequence.
GCCCTCTGCGTGCATCTCAGCATTCACTTCAGCGCCTCCCTGCGCTACGGCCCCCATATTTGGCGGCCGTGGTACAGCTTGGTTGCTAAACAACAAGTGCTGATTGGCCCAGCTTCCCGATAAAGCTGTTATCTATCGCTCTGCCCCACGGCTGCCAACCCGGATCGAGACTGCTTGGCCTGGACGCCTGTCAATGACGTGCTGTTCCCGGATGGACGACATCAACGCTCGCCACCTTGCAGCTTTTCTTCACTTCTCATGCTGtgaatttctcttttcctttgttttctctcgACCGCCATCGCTTCGTGATCTGAAGATTTGATTGCTACGAGACAAGAAATCGACTGCATAAAAGCCTCTATCGtcaaccatcatcatctctgaTCCCGTTGTCGCGGAACTGGACAGCTTATCGGAGCTTAGGGATACCGCTGCTTCAGACCTCAAACTCTAAACTTGCCCGGGCATTTTACCATCACTTAACCACATATTTCCTGCCATTAAGCTATTGAAATCAACATCATGGCCAGTGCTACAGGCGTACCGGAAGCGCGCCTCAGTGACACGGAGGAGACTGGGCTAACGAGTCGCGAGACCGAACCACTCCTCGGCCGTCCTGGAGATGCTGCGCAAGAAGAGGGCAAATCAGCCCTCAACAATCTAGTTCTTGGTATGTAAATATTGCGCATCATGCtcgaaccaaaaaaaaaaaaaaaaaaaaaaaaaaaaaaaaaaaaattagcgTCCTAACACGAAATACAAATAAAGGCACTGGTATCATTGCGCAAATAGGCATTTGGCTTCTTGTCGTCCTCATCTGGGCCAGTGTCTTCACCAAGcctctcatcctcttctcaggACATCCTCTCGCTCAATCTTTTGCTGTTCTGGTGTTGGTGCAATCCATCCTCTCCTTGCAGCCTACCCACACCCTCGAGCAGAAACGCCTGGGACAACGTATCCACGCTCTACTTAACCTAGTGGCCTTCCTTTCTCTCGTTGCCGGCGTGACTATTATCGAATACAACAAAGTGAAGAACAACAATCCACACTTTCACTCCGTACATGCGTACCTTGGCGTCATTACCGCTGTGATACTTCTTCTACAATATCTCGTTGGGTTTACCATGTTGGTTACGCCGAAGCTGTATGGGGGCGAGGAGAATGCCAAGGCTATCTGGAAGTACCACCGATTCAGTGGATATTTCATCCTGTTGCTTCTGCTGGCGACCGTCAACAGCGCGACAGGAACGGACTATAACAAGAATGTATTGAAGTTGAAGCTCTGGGCTACACTCGTCTTGTCGATTCTCGTTGTTATCGGAGTGTATCCTAGGatccagaagcagaagctgggGCTGGGCCGGCCAAGTTTGTCGCTTTGAGTGGCTACATATCAGATTGATGTTCTAGTTTGACAAGTGTATTTTAGCATCACCCTGCTTTATCATTTAACTGAAGTTGCTCCTACGTAAGAGCAGCTGAAAAATACATCATTGTAATTCAACTTCCCCAAAAATTGATGCTGTGGTCATCAATATCCGTTGTCATGCCTGTGCTCAGAATACGAAGCACCACAGCGTTGCAACCGAGGGGAAATGGAACGCTTGAATCTATATCCGTGATCAAATaagtagtatcagtagtatcttttaattatatccCCTGGCGCCGTTGACATGCTCCTCATACACGAAGCCGCTGCGCCTCATTCCGGTCGTGCTAAGCTTTTAACGATGCCGAACGGCGAGGGGGTCCGCCGCCTCCGTTCAAAGCAATTTAAAAATGTGGGGGGGGAGAGGGTCCGCCGTCCGAGAGACAGACGAGGAAAGGCTTGCCTGAGTCGGGAAtacctcttctcttctgtgCGCCGAAGGATGAcaggctggctggctggaacttctttttctctttccgtCCAGAAGACATCCCGGCCTAAGGGATCCTGGGTCTAGTCTTGGAGGATGTGCAGTAGACGCAGGCCCCAAGTGGAGCATAGAATATCGCGTCGAGATAGACACgagaaaatagaaagaagaaaactaaACCTGTTCCTGGCGGTGGTGATCCATCTGGTAGATCGCCATCTCTGTGGAAATACCGGTCGGAACGATTTCAGGGTTGATCTCGGATACCCGGGGGGGCGCCGAAGCTACGACCTGTGTACATACAATCAATTCTGTACATGCGTTGCAGGTAGAAATTGAATGAGAGCATAGGGAGGTATTCCCATTAGGGCTAAAGGGTCTCTCTAGCCTAGAGCCTAGAGCGGTGCCTAGTAGTACAGTGTGCATAGAACGCATAAGAGGTTACTATGTAGTCTGCTAGATAGTATAGTAGCCCAGTCCGTGCTGCTTTCTCTCTGATCCCACACATACGGAGGACTTACTCGTACTGTTACGAccactttcttctcctcctcttagCTCGTATCTATTTCGCCATATGGAAGTCGTTTGCGGAAAAAAGAGTAAACTTAGAAGTCTGCGTGTAAAGTGATAAACTTCAGCTCTAGCCCGgcaggctgcagcagagaaTGCTGCAATGTGATACTGCGCACGCGCAAAAGCCCATTGCTGGTAAAAACAACGCTTTGCTCCTCCGCTTCTGCTCGCAGCGCTGTGCATTGGAGCGACACGTGTCTCCATCGGGTCCACTTCCCCAATACGGATTCGGCCAGGATCTCCAATGGTACGCCACCGACGCAATTGTGGGCCACAAACTCGACTTCCGACGTCACCCACCGTTAGAGCAAGCGCGCCTTCCTGGTTTGTCGAGCCATCATTTTCTGTTAGTTTTTGGGAAAAGAGTTGTTCCTAAATCGGTCGACGCTTGAAGTGCCTGTCCAGTACAGAGAAAAGGAGGCTTTGCATGCTCTGTAAAGCTACTTCgtatagcagcagcatcagatAAACTTGTATTATAGAACAGGACGTAGTTGTGGCGCAGAAGCGagtttctcttcatctcccccACCTTCAATAATACATGCTGTACCTAATCTACCaatttttcctctctcttaaggtaggtacctaggtaggtactgaGGTAGTCGATGTCCTGAGTGTACACCGAAACGTTCGTACTCCGCTTCTCTTGTTTTTGGgcttttttcattttctgtGGTAGCATCGGTATTGCGCATATTGTATCTATAAGAATTTGTCGGTCAGCATGTGCGGCTGAACTTCCTTTTTACTACTGCGACAGTGCCTTAGTAGCGGATTCCTACGTCATTTCGCCCCCGACCTTGTGCTTGTTATACCTTGAACGCAGCAATCGTGACTAAACAGGCTCGGGTAGCGGCATCGTTTTCACATGTATCAGTCCACCTTGGGtcagcttctcttctctttctttccttctctttttagATGAATGTGGCGTGATACGGTGTGAAGGCAAACAAAGCTTAGACCGGCAACGAGCATGTACACTTACTACTGTAGTAGTAAGGAATTCTGCTGGAAATGCCTACCGGCGTAAAGCGGGTCGTTGTCGAATGAGCCATTGTGGATACAGCCGGTGTCCCGGACAAGATGCTCCCGCTGCCCTAGGATTTGTCGAAACGATGAGCTTTGATGAAGTTCTCGATGAAAGATACGGCTGGGCTACGAAGTAGCATTACCGCAACTGTATGTGCGAGTCAGCGAGCCACACAGCCGACGCGGCAGAGCAGTATACGGTGTAGCACCTGTATCGGGGTGGTGGGAAACCTGCATCCTCTGTACATGCTTGCCCATCTTAACCTGGTAGCTGAACCCCTTTAGGGTCGATGCCCTCACAACCATGCCCCTTGGGAGCTTGACACCTACCATCTGGATTCCGCCCTGAGCTGGTACATACTATGCAGCAGTCTAGAGACTTGCTGACTCGGACCGATCGCCTACCGCCAGGCTGTATTGCATTGCATCGAGTGCCAAGGTGGGTTTGGTTTTGGCAAACTTTGCATCACCTTCCCTGCCACCCATATCGGTGGCCGATTCTTTCTAGCGGATAACTATCTACCATCCCCACCGCAGTGTGTACAGGGGGCCGTCGACGATGAATGCTGGAAGCAGATGGTTTGGCATGCCGTGAGGTGGATATAGAGCCCGCGGACGCAGGTATGAATACCTAGTACTAGTGAATGGCCTGGGTCCTGGTGGTCATGGGAAGCGTCCGATTTAGGCGCTCGATCATTTACTGGCCGTCCTTTTGCTTGCTGGATATTGGCTAAATGAGCGATCAAGCAGCCCTCCCAAGGCGTTGCATGGCGTTGAAATTCGAGTGTCTCGGTTGAAATCTCCCCCCGCGGCTCGCCAAGCGCGCACCCGGTAGGCTGGAATATTACAGCAGGAATTTTGCCAATTATAGCCgactaaaaataaaccttcATTTGGCGAAGAGCCTGCAGCTGAAAGGAATCTACAACAAGTTAAGGCAAGATATGTAGCTGTGAGAGCCGGGGGTGGTCTAGAGCCGATGCTGCGCACACACGTCGTGGGTTCATGTGACCTTCGGGCGATGGCGGGAAAGGGAACAGCGAGATGaaaggaaatgaaatgaaatgataAAGCTCGCCAGGGAACgcaaactttttttcttctcatcaaACGATAGGAGGATAGAATACGAAATCTTTTGCGGCTGCACCGGGGGCATGCTTTACAAATGACGTCCATTCGGCAGGCCCCGTGGGGAGATCTCACGTATTGACGGGGGGCTTCTTGACGAAGCCGAGCTCTGTGAGACAGAGGCAAATGGCGATACACCGTCATCAGGCGTGGAGGGGAGAGTCTTTCAGCCTCTCCGAGGGCGGATCAGCGGTCGATCTGTCGGTCCATTTCCCGGGAGGCATCGCATGTTGTCCACGTTGTACTAGAGCGGCCACAGGTATGAGGTTTGCATGATTTGCATGTACGTCACCTCATGGCCTGACAAGCTTTGAGCTTGTGATGATTCGTCTTTCGTACCCGGTGTTGGCCATCCCCCTGCGAGGGGTTGCACGGCGTCGGCGTTGCAACTTGGGCCAAGATTAATGCAATCTGGGCCGCCGCATGGATGCTCAGACGCATACCAGCCAGCAGGTGGTAGTGCCTAAGTAGTAGCAGACAGGGCCGTGGGTTGCGATATGtataatacctagtagtatataGGTAGTATGGAGCACAAGTAATAGTGTAGTACCCGTagtctagcagcagcagcagcagcagcagcagcagcagccgcccaTTGAACTTGGCCCCAAATAGCAAAGACCGCAGAGAGTGCCAGCAGAACCAGCATCACGGCACGGAGCGCTTCGTTGGATAGGGCTAGTCCTGTGGTTGGCGTCCGGGGAAAGGCTGTGTGGATGCCAGATCAAATTTGCAGGGCCGCAGATTAGGGGAAGTGAAAAAGACGCTTTTCCCTCGTGGCTTGGCCGCAATGTGCCAAGTGCCGATGGAAGCTTTTTGTTCGACGCCTGGTAAGCTGCTAGCGTCCCATCTGCGTAACGCACAGCGGCCCCCCTGGCTGGACGTCTGGATTGTGGGCCAGGCGAGGTGTTGAGCGACGGAGCGAGGATGGAAGGACGAGGGATCGTGTAGCCCTTGGTTCATCTTGATATCCGAAGGATCGAAGAAAGCGATGCTCACCTGCACCTCCTCTGTAGCGTCCATGCCCAGGTGCTGTCCCAaatcgacggcggcggctgaaTATAGTACATGTACAAGCAAGTACCAAGGCCCTCCGTACCTGGTGTGTACATGGAGGAGTCTTGTCCCGGTAGCGTTCCTCTTGGCAAATAGCTGTGGCACCAACAGCTGGAGCGCCCAAAAGGTCTCCCGTGTATACAGGCGAGGTACATGCACGTAAACCGCCAGCATCGGGCCGCACCATTACATCGCTGCGGCGGTCAGCATTTTAGACCAAGCACACATGGCTTCACGATTCATGCTCCGTGCCTTGTGCCACAGCAGATCAAGGCCCTGCAAAGCATGATCGAGGCAGGCAGAGCAGGAGACGCGGCACAGCATTGCAAACTCTCCATATTCCTGTCCGTCTCACCACTTGGACATGCCGGCCCACcgacgctgctgccactaCAGGAGCCTCTGCTCTGGCACGTACAAGTTAGCAGGTACAATCCAACTTGGGCGACTGGTTGACCCGGTGCCACGCACTCTGGTCAAGGTCAAGCCAGGCCAAGTCAGCCATCCGTCCTCATGTTGTCAGCGGTCAGCAGTCagcaagctgctgaagcagACATCCATAGCTGCCAGTTGCCTGGGAACACGTCGTGTCTTTGAGTATAGCGTCTGCGAGGATATGCAAATCTGTAGCACGGAGCACCCCCAGGCAGGTTGACACGTCTGCTCCAGAGGTGGCCAGGCAGGCGTACCAATCGGCTCAGCAGCTAAAGGCAGGGAGGCGCTCTTGAGAAAAGCTCCGCGTGGTCGCAATTTAAAGTTGGAGGATAGGCACGCGAGCTTCACGATGCCCGCCGCaacggccaaggccaaggcccgCCCTCTCACTATGTACGAAACGGTGCCGGCGTTCGGAGTCGTGCTTATACGGCAGCATGTACCGCACTCCCAGGCAAAGCTGCGGCCACAGGAGGATACCACTACTGCCACGACTAGTAGTTTTAGCATTATAGTCTCCGATAGCAGCTGGTGAGAGACCCATGGCCGCGGATTGGCGTTGTCAAAGCCCGTGCTCTGTACCAATGCTCTGGCACATGCCTAGTGGCAAGAATCAGTCCCAGAAAGTGGGCAGACCACCAGCAGGACTAACTCGTGCCGGGTATTCCCAAGCGGTACCCAGTAGTATCCATTGCCTCACACACAGGCAgggaataaaaaagtaaaacaaagggaaaaaaacctCTTCCCACCCCTTGACGTGGGGCCTCTAGGTTCTTGTCTGGGATCGCTGGATTGGTTCACCGGAAGGGCCTGGGGGGTTGGCTGGAGCCTCGAGCGTTTGCTAGCGGGCTCTTAGTGAATAAGGCCTGGGCTGATGATGGATGCCAGCCTCCAGTTCCTGTCGTCACCTACGTCAtaccctcttttttctcgctcCCCTAGACGGCGCCTGCACAGGCCTTTGCCGGGGGCGTTTCTGGGGGGCGATGACATGGGGGCATTTTCTGGCAGCAAAAGCGCCTTTTTGGCAGGGCCGCCAAACTTTTGCAATCGTTGATCCGTCCAGCTCTTTCGCGCCCCCGTTGCGACGCCTCCCTTTGCCTTGCCTGCGCTGTGCAGCGTCTGCAGGCCCAGACCTGTGCTTCTGCTGTCCCGAGAGCCTCTGATTCTAGCGCTGCTGGACGCCGGCAGCCGCGCCGCAGCGTCTATCCCGTCCAGCTGCCCCCTCGTTTGCCCCGAGGTTGTTCCCACCCCTGCTCTGTGGCCACTAAACGAGACCACTCACTCACTGTACTGTACTTACCGCACTGCTGTGACGTGTGAGGAGGCCCTACAGCCTACAGGGAAGCACAACCACCACCGTTCTTTTCCCGCACACTTGACCTCCAAACCTCTCCACACAACCAGCCCGTTTTGTCCGCGTAGCGAGGCACAAAGAGCGATACTGCAGGAGGCTAAAAACGAAACAGAAAGAAGGAACAAGGACAAAGgattgaaagagaaaagacataaggggaaaaaaaaaagagaagcaagaaCCAAGCATCCAAAAAGGGAAGACAAGTAAGTGAGAAAGCTGGGTGACCAAAAGCGAGAACGAGAGAGGCACACAACGAGATCGGGATCGAGACCGCgaccaagaagcagagacCGACAAGGACGGACTTGGGCCAAGGCAGAGACAAGACACAAGCAGCCAGACCGATCCCCGTCTTCGCCTTTGCTGTCCTTTCTCTATCGAtcagctgccgctgctggcatcTTTCGAGCCTTTCCTGCGCTTTGGATGCTGCCGCCCTGTCCTGCGTATGCGGCATCCCACTTGCCGACCTGACCTCTCAGAGATCCACCGCCATCCCTCTTCTGCGGGAAGAGGCATGAGGCATGCCACGCCAGAGCTACTCGGCCGAAAAGAGAGCCCTATTCTCGCCCTCTCTCTCGACCCCggcttcttctacttcaaccacaacagcaacagcaaccgAAACTGCAACCGCAACCGAAACTGAGGCTCCCTCTCCCACCACTTCGACAACCTCCTGGACGCGCCAACTGGAGCTGCCCACCAAACCATTTGCTTATTGGACCGTTGATGCTCCCGACCCGACCGCTGCGAGAAATGGACAAGTGACGGCCAGCACCACTTCACAAGATCGATATGCCCATGCCCATGCCAAAAGTGCAATGGCAGGACGCCGCTCTAGCTACCCGTTCTCTTCCCTGAACCCCCCTGAGGACTCGGTCTCTTCCACTCCTAGGCCTTTCTTCCCACGGCGTACGACTGACGTGAATGGCCGGAGTGTCGGTGATGACCACGAGGACCGTGTCGATGTTGATGTCGATATTGATATCCATGCTGTAGACGATAGCCACAATGCTACGTCCTCCGCTGCCTTTGTTTCCTCTGTAATTAATGGATCTGCAGAAGACGAGACACCAGCTGCTGATGGAccgaagaagcagcttgttgAATACCGGGAAAAGCTGATTCGCGATCTGGAGCAGCGGGATGTCCCCGCCCAGGAACTGCATCTGGGCCTGTCCGACAAGGGCCGTGTGGCCCCCATTCTCGAAGATGCAGTATTGAATTCTCCCTATCCAACTTCGGCCTTCACCTCTACGTCGACTGAGTCTGGAAATACAATCCGAGGAGGCATCACCCCGGCACCTGTTGCCAGTACCCCCTCATATCCTTTTCCTCGGATGACTCTACCACCCGAAAGTCTTGGCCACTCAAACTCCCCTCAATCTTCTACTGCCCATATAGGTTCTGCTCGCTTCTCCCAAACCTTGGCGTTCGAACACCGCGGCGTGCTCGACAGAGTCTTATCAGAGACATCGACCCCCGCTTCGACTTTGACCTTTCACCCAGGAGGCACCCCACAGCCCGAGAATTTTGACTTTCCTACACCCAACCTCTATGATCTCTCGTTGATGCTATGCGCCGAGCCAGGACTTGATGCCTGGTGGAGCACTGTCGTCCAGGTTATGCGAGAAGTATACAAGGCCGAACGTGTGACATTAGCAGTCCCCGCCGATACTACCGATATTGAAAACGTTCCATGGGGGCAGAAGGCTACATACAACGAACATGAACAAGATGATCTAAGTCTAGAGTACCTGGCGAGGGGGACTAGCGTCATGCAGAGCACGGAGAATGAGGCTAATGATGATACTCTTGCTGAATCCGCCATTGAAACGCCATTAAACGGACCACAGCGACCTGCGTTTGCTAGTCGGCACTCGTTCACCAGTTTCGAAGAGAACAAGGAAAGGTCACAAGGCGGAGCAACGATGGCACCTCAGCGTCCCAGCTACTTGAGAAGCCAAACTCATTTCCCACCCATCCAAACTGCAGCGGAACGGGAAAATGACCACacaaagcttaataaaagcacCTTAGAACAGCATGACTTTCTTGAGgaagagcaacagcaacagcagccaatCCCTAGCTGGGAGGCGCCTCTTGTGCCCAAGTATGCTGGCCAGGGCAGAGTCCTTCCTGTCCTCCAGGCTCTTGACTATGAAGCTGACCCCCTCATTGATCATACTGGCATCATGAGAGTATTGGAACGCGGGCGGCCTGTTGCCTTAACAAGAAACTATCCCTACTTGGCTCCGGCAGCCCCGactccttcatcatcattaggGCAGGCCAGTGCTTTCAAATCTGGTCCCAGGACACCTGGCCAAGAGCTGCCGCGGAAACCTAAAAATAAGCGGTCAGACTCCGCGACCAAACTGTCATCTATCTTTGCCGGTCCGACCGGTGCTCGTGCGTCTGTCAGAACTAAGGTTCATTTCGGCGACACGATACTGGACGACGACAGCCCTAGACCACCTACGCCAAAGTATGAGGAATACGAACAAACTCCCCCTTCGCCATGGTCACAATCTCCAGCCCCGTCACCCGCAGTCAGGCCCGACCCGAAGGAAAACCCCTTCTTTACGGACGCCACCGTTGACGAAGAATCGTTCAATCCCGACCCCACGCCGACAGATTATACCACCATGCGGCCTCCCGAAGCTATTGGCGTTGATCACTCTTGGACGGTTTTGCACATACCTCTTTTTAACGTCGTATTTTCTAAATTACAACCGCGTTCTTTCAGGCTTGACGCCACGACGATGCACCAGAAGTCACAGTCGCGAAGCAGCCAGTCGCCCGAGAGTACACACCGCCAACACTCTACGGAGCCTGAGAGCCAAAAAAAGGATAAGCCTCCCCCAATTGCTATTTTGTCTATTCTTAGCCCTGTTATTCCGTACCCCTCCAACCTGCGGCACTCGCTAGAGCATTTTGCACCGCACCTCGCCACTTCTTTTTCGCAGTGCCGACACTATACCCATCTTGAGACAGAACTTGCGGGTCTCAAACGAAGAAGACCATCTACCGCTGGATTTGGCGCAGTCTCGGCGTACGGGCGGCCTGTGGAAAGCTCCACATATCTCGCGGCAGAAGAGACGGCAGCTTTGCAGCAGTCTTTAGCTGGGAGCATTACGAGTCCCAGCGACTATTCTGGAATCTCCAAGAGTGCGACTGGCTCTCCGATTGGGACTCCTGGCTGGGATCCAGGCTCTCTAGTCTATCTAGCCGAAAAGCGTCAGCACGCGGCGAGCCCCGCAGGAGTCTCTCAATCTTCAGGCAGCTATTTCAGCAGTAAACTTGCGAGACAAGGTTCACAGCGGTCTCGGGCTGGATCGAAAGATGATCCTACTGGAGATGTGCGGCCCTCTCGTTTGTCCGGCAGCAAAGCTCCCCAGACTTCTCAAGCTGCCGCGATAGACGTTGACGAGTTGACGGACACACACACTGGGAGCTCGGAGGAACCCAATCAAAGGGACGTTCATTCCCGGAATAGCCTGGATGGCAGCGTTGATCTTGACCCCTTGTTGGCCGATAGATTTCCTGAACCGTCAAAATTCGAAATGGGTCCGTATAAAGCAGGCCATTCCCGGCTTCACAGCTACGGTGCGGACTTTGCTTCGACGTTCCAGTCTCTACCTCCTGGTTCCAGTCTACTTAGCCGGCCTACGTTAGCATCTAGTGCAAGCGGTTTACCAAGAAGCAATTCATTCATGGCTTCGGCTGCAGACATGCCGCCCCCGTCTGATAAATTGAAAGGCCTCATTCTAGACTCGCTACCCGCCCAAGTATTCGTTGCGTTACCGCATACGGGCGAGATCGTCTGGGTAAACAGCCGTTATCTGTCATACAGAGGACAGACAGTGGCAGATTTGTCTGCGGATCCCTGGGGCAGCATTCACCCAGATGAACGTGATGAGTATCTCGCTGCCTGGAGTCGCTCGTTGCGGACCGGAGAGCAATTTTCCAGTACTGTGAGAATCAAGAGATTCGATGGCGTCTATCGATGGTTCTACGCTCGTGCTGTAGCTTCCAAAGACAAGCGAGGAGCTGTTGTGCAATTCCTGGGGTCTTACTTGGACATCCATGAGCAGCGCATCGCCGAGATAAAGGCGGCGCGCCAGCAGGAGGTCGAGGCCTCGGAAGCGAAGCACCGCCTCTTGGCAAATTTGATACCGCAGATCATCTTCACTGCCACAGAGGAGGATGGTGTGACCTTTGCAAACGAACAATGGCTGTCTTATACTGGCCAAAGTTTTGAAGACGCGCTGCGCCTAGGCTTCATGGATTTTGTTCACCCAGAAGACTTGGCTAGGTGCCGCATTCCATCTACACAGTTGGCGCAGTCATCCAATCGAAAGGGTAATAGTGGTAGCTACGGGTCGAGCGACAACACACCCACGGGCGTGGCAAAGGAACGGCCAAAAGAGCCTCAAGGCCATGAACGACCACCAAGTCAGCAAATTGATTCCAGTAGAGAGAAAGGCTATCAACTCGCCAATCCTGACCTGGCAGAGTTGGCTAGAAAAGGAGTCATCAAAGTCGGAACTGATTCGAACGGCCGGCCATCATACACAACAGAAGTCCGATTACGTTCCAAGACAGGAGAGTATCGGTGGCATCTTATTCGTTGTGTTGAGATTGATACCATAGATTTTGGCAGCGGCGCAAGTTCCTACTTCGGTTCTGCCACCGATATAAATGATCACAAGCTCCTTGAGGCCAAGTTGAAAGAGGCTATGGAATCAAAAGGCCGATTCTTGAGTAACATGTCTCATGAGATTCGCACTCCACTTATCGGAATATCGGGCATGGTAAGCTTCTTACAGGAAACCACACTCAATGAAGAGCAACGCGACTATACCAATACCATCCAGACGAGCGCAAACAGCCTAATTATGATCATCAACGACATTCTAGACTTGTCCAAAGTGGATGCCGGAATGATGAAGCTGCGATACGAATGGTTCCACACTCGTTCGCTCATCGAGGATGTCAACGAACTTGTCTCGACCATGGCTATTGCGAAGCGACTGGAGCTGAATTACCTCGTTGATGCGGATGTCCCAGCGTGGGTCAAAGGAGACAAAGTTCGGATTCGTCAGGTTCTGCTAAATGTCATTGGAAATGCTATCAAATTTACATCGGAGGGCGAGGTTTTCAGCCAGTGCAGAGTATACACTGGTGATGACGGAACGGCAGGACAAAATGAAATCATGCTGGAATTCATCATAACCGACACAGGTCGTGGCTTTtcagaggaggaaaaagCTCTCATATTCAAGCCTTTTAGCCAGATCGACGAGAGCAGTACCAGACAGCACGGTGGCAGTGGGCTTGGCCTAGTTATTTCAAGGCAGCTTGTCGAGCTTCATGGAGGCAAGATGGAAGGAACGGCTGTCATGGGCGAGGGTTCAACGTTCACTTTTACAGCCTGTTGCGCGCTACCCACAATGGAAGATCAGCCTCCAATGCCCAGCAGTCCCGGCTCAACAGCGACTGCCGTAcctctggcagcagcagcagatgaagctgAGCGGCCCAGCGATCCCACGGCGACCCTTCTACCGGCTCAGCACACGCACAGCGGAGATGAGACTATCCCTGCGAACGTGGAATTCGTTTCCCCTGGAGGCGACTCAACTGGAAGCTCCAGCCAGTCTGCCCACTCTGG
It encodes:
- a CDS encoding uncharacterized protein (TransMembrane:6 (i47-70o76-97i117-136o148-172i192-210o222-240i)~EggNog:ENOG41), producing the protein MASATGVPEARLSDTEETGLTSRETEPLLGRPGDAAQEEGKSALNNLVLGTGIIAQIGIWLLVVLIWASVFTKPLILFSGHPLAQSFAVLVLVQSILSLQPTHTLEQKRLGQRIHALLNLVAFLSLVAGVTIIEYNKVKNNNPHFHSVHAYLGVITAVILLLQYLVGFTMLVTPKLYGGEENAKAIWKYHRFSGYFILLLLLATVNSATGTDYNKNVLKLKLWATLVLSILVVIGVYPRIQKQKLGLGRPSLSL
- a CDS encoding uncharacterized protein (EggNog:ENOG41), whose translation is MPRQSYSAEKRALFSPSLSTPASSTSTTTATATETATATETEAPSPTTSTTSWTRQLELPTKPFAYWTVDAPDPTAARNGQVTASTTSQDRYAHAHAKSAMAGRRSSYPFSSLNPPEDSVSSTPRPFFPRRTTDVNGRSVGDDHEDRVDVDVDIDIHAVDDSHNATSSAAFVSSVINGSAEDETPAADGPKKQLVEYREKLIRDLEQRDVPAQELHLGLSDKGRVAPILEDAVLNSPYPTSAFTSTSTESGNTIRGGITPAPVASTPSYPFPRMTLPPESLGHSNSPQSSTAHIGSARFSQTLAFEHRGVLDRVLSETSTPASTLTFHPGGTPQPENFDFPTPNLYDLSLMLCAEPGLDAWWSTVVQVMREVYKAERVTLAVPADTTDIENVPWGQKATYNEHEQDDLSLEYLARGTSVMQSTENEANDDTLAESAIETPLNGPQRPAFASRHSFTSFEENKERSQGGATMAPQRPSYLRSQTHFPPIQTAAERENDHTKLNKSTLEQHDFLEEEQQQQQPIPSWEAPLVPKYAGQGRVLPVLQALDYEADPLIDHTGIMRVLERGRPVALTRNYPYLAPAAPTPSSSLGQASAFKSGPRTPGQELPRKPKNKRSDSATKLSSIFAGPTGARASVRTKVHFGDTILDDDSPRPPTPKYEEYEQTPPSPWSQSPAPSPAVRPDPKENPFFTDATVDEESFNPDPTPTDYTTMRPPEAIGVDHSWTVLHIPLFNVVFSKLQPRSFRLDATTMHQKSQSRSSQSPESTHRQHSTEPESQKKDKPPPIAILSILSPVIPYPSNLRHSLEHFAPHLATSFSQCRHYTHLETELAGLKRRRPSTAGFGAVSAYGRPVESSTYLAAEETAALQQSLAGSITSPSDYSGISKSATGSPIGTPGWDPGSLVYLAEKRQHAASPAGVSQSSGSYFSSKLARQGSQRSRAGSKDDPTGDVRPSRLSGSKAPQTSQAAAIDVDELTDTHTGSSEEPNQRDVHSRNSLDGSVDLDPLLADRFPEPSKFEMGPYKAGHSRLHSYGADFASTFQSLPPGSSLLSRPTLASSASGLPRSNSFMASAADMPPPSDKLKGLILDSLPAQVFVALPHTGEIVWVNSRYLSYRGQTVADLSADPWGSIHPDERDEYLAAWSRSLRTGEQFSSTVRIKRFDGVYRWFYARAVASKDKRGAVVQFLGSYLDIHEQRIAEIKAARQQEVEASEAKHRLLANLIPQIIFTATEEDGVTFANEQWLSYTGQSFEDALRLGFMDFVHPEDLARCRIPSTQLAQSSNRKGNSGSYGSSDNTPTGVAKERPKEPQGHERPPSQQIDSSREKGYQLANPDLAELARKGVIKVGTDSNGRPSYTTEVRLRSKTGEYRWHLIRCVEIDTIDFGSGASSYFGSATDINDHKLLEAKLKEAMESKGRFLSNMSHEIRTPLIGISGMVSFLQETTLNEEQRDYTNTIQTSANSLIMIINDILDLSKVDAGMMKLRYEWFHTRSLIEDVNELVSTMAIAKRLELNYLVDADVPAWVKGDKVRIRQVLLNVIGNAIKFTSEGEVFSQCRVYTGDDGTAGQNEIMLEFIITDTGRGFSEEEKALIFKPFSQIDESSTRQHGGSGLGLVISRQLVELHGGKMEGTAVMGEGSTFTFTACCALPTMEDQPPMPSSPGSTATAVPLAAAADEAERPSDPTATLLPAQHTHSGDETIPANVEFVSPGGDSTGSSSQSAHSGQSLITDRSSITSMNTGLARFSEAAKASGQDLSQMKLEMPSDRSSVTRSVTPEKLQSEAFRPPMYLILIICPQTHSREATAQHIEMTLPKDVPHQITAVGSVEEAEKFIGGDDPIRFTHIVINLGEAEAVISVMDQITKSQKMDSTMILILSDSVQRQAVMRYASGTKYEKLFSDKLVNFIYKPVKPSRFAVIFDPDKIRDLSTDWNRSTAQQMLESQKASSLDLQKRMGNKGFRVLLVEDNPVNQKVMMKFLKKVGLDVDIAVDGEECIERVLSKPHSHYSLILCDLHMPRKDGYQACREIREWELLGSYPAMPIIALSANVMSDVQEKCVAAGFSDYVTKPVDFIDLSRAMARFF